From one Peredibacter starrii genomic stretch:
- a CDS encoding D-glycero-alpha-D-manno-heptose-1,7-bisphosphate 7-phosphatase, giving the protein MEEMEYYPDTLKALQVFQQLGYDLFVVTNQSGVGRGYFSLEAVYVIHKQLQNDLRENKLSPFKDFAICPHSPDDGCECRKPSGQMITDLMEKYHINPDQSFMVGDKLIDGEAGRNAGIQGVLVRHATSPDFPHYKTLMDFANSLKK; this is encoded by the coding sequence GTGGAAGAGATGGAATATTACCCGGATACACTCAAAGCTTTGCAAGTTTTTCAGCAACTTGGGTACGATCTTTTCGTGGTAACAAATCAATCGGGCGTGGGCCGAGGGTATTTTTCCCTGGAAGCGGTCTACGTTATCCACAAGCAACTTCAAAATGATCTTCGAGAAAATAAACTTTCTCCGTTTAAGGACTTTGCTATTTGTCCTCACTCTCCAGATGACGGTTGCGAGTGCCGCAAACCTTCGGGCCAGATGATTACTGACCTCATGGAAAAGTACCATATTAATCCTGATCAATCGTTCATGGTGGGAGACAAACTTATCGACGGCGAAGCGGGAAGAAATGCGGGCATCCAGGGTGTGTTGGTTCGTCACGCGACTTCGCCTGATTTCCCTCACTATAAAACATTGATGGATTTTGCTAACTCACTTAAAAAGTAA
- the recO gene encoding DNA repair protein RecO: MDKFENEVQTYPEARLVFEGLVIHRVPYKERDLIVKLLLRNGMVGSFYIYGGQGGGKSHKPSIFELGSMMRIMIKDQKTKIDSSDLMISAEHSRIWEPQSVRHDIRAFYLVCLYFELISKFSITFQPGTSDYQNLDHEGVFSVVSNALFYIEDALVKKQFEAGQHLTLFMVKLLFHLGIMPDTDNCSYCQEELLEMPGVVFMPANGQFACQNCAQGENERGFLLRIKKGYQTRYQEYAGFLGTNFSECDKLIQYFCHQYHLRPVELRSYSLLFK, translated from the coding sequence ATGGATAAGTTTGAAAATGAGGTTCAAACTTACCCTGAGGCCCGCTTGGTTTTTGAAGGACTAGTCATTCATCGAGTTCCCTACAAAGAGAGAGATCTCATCGTTAAGCTGTTACTCCGTAACGGTATGGTGGGAAGCTTTTATATTTATGGCGGGCAGGGTGGCGGTAAGAGCCACAAGCCTTCTATTTTTGAACTTGGCTCTATGATGAGAATTATGATCAAAGATCAGAAAACGAAAATTGATTCCAGTGATCTCATGATCTCGGCCGAACACAGTCGTATCTGGGAACCTCAAAGTGTTCGTCATGATATTCGCGCTTTTTATCTCGTCTGTTTATACTTTGAACTCATCTCAAAGTTCTCGATAACTTTTCAACCGGGCACCAGTGATTATCAAAACCTCGATCATGAGGGAGTGTTTTCAGTTGTGAGTAACGCTCTTTTTTACATCGAAGACGCTTTGGTAAAAAAACAATTCGAAGCGGGACAGCACCTGACTCTCTTCATGGTGAAACTACTTTTCCATCTGGGGATCATGCCGGACACCGATAATTGTTCTTACTGTCAGGAAGAGCTTTTAGAAATGCCTGGAGTGGTGTTCATGCCGGCCAATGGTCAGTTCGCTTGTCAGAACTGTGCTCAAGGCGAGAATGAAAGAGGGTTTTTACTAAGAATCAAAAAAGGGTATCAGACTCGTTATCAGGAATATGCTGGATTCTTAGGCACGAACTTTTCTGAGTGCGATAAGTTGATTCAGTACTTTTGTCATCAGTACCATCTAAGACCGGTTGAACTTCGTTCGTACTCGTTACTTTTTAAGTGA
- a CDS encoding helicase-related protein — MISPLRALADECRKNWQDSIDVMTPEEWLGKQIFRKIVIFDEFHLFFYWGDTFRERMWECFLELSQFSEQTYLLTATLSEAMKKEISFFETQFDRIFWVDQGNQRLKTSPSVYLKAPSAKWIKDLIEIQPKNESVKLIFCRYRNEVLDWEKRLRHLGFTTVSCLGGESQFMPAKLEITPFPDFIISTTVLSHGVNLPRIQKIYFLYPVQNIDFWIQMVARGGRRGESYQVFALERPFGLKWNWWTNLLAVSWISLKMRFKLTLRPAWFLKD, encoded by the coding sequence GTGATATCTCCACTGCGAGCTCTGGCCGATGAGTGTCGAAAAAATTGGCAGGATTCAATCGATGTCATGACCCCGGAAGAGTGGCTTGGTAAACAGATTTTTCGAAAAATCGTGATCTTTGATGAGTTCCACTTGTTCTTTTATTGGGGCGATACTTTTCGGGAAAGAATGTGGGAATGCTTCTTGGAACTTTCTCAATTTTCCGAACAAACTTATCTGTTAACTGCAACTTTGTCGGAGGCCATGAAGAAGGAAATTTCATTTTTTGAAACACAATTTGATCGGATTTTCTGGGTGGATCAAGGTAATCAGAGATTGAAAACTTCACCTTCGGTTTATCTCAAAGCACCCAGCGCGAAATGGATTAAAGATCTTATTGAGATTCAACCTAAGAATGAGTCGGTGAAACTTATTTTCTGTCGATATCGAAATGAAGTTTTGGATTGGGAAAAACGTCTTCGCCATTTGGGATTTACGACCGTCTCCTGCCTCGGTGGAGAGTCGCAATTTATGCCAGCTAAACTGGAAATCACACCGTTTCCGGATTTCATTATCAGCACTACAGTTTTGAGTCATGGCGTGAATCTTCCGCGAATTCAGAAAATCTATTTCCTTTATCCCGTGCAAAATATTGATTTCTGGATTCAGATGGTCGCCCGAGGAGGAAGAAGAGGGGAATCTTATCAGGTTTTTGCTCTGGAAAGACCCTTTGGCCTTAAGTGGAATTGGTGGACAAATCTCTTGGCAGTTTCATGGATAAGTTTGAAAATGAGGTTCAAACTTACCCTGAGGCCCGCTTGGTTTTTGAAGGACTAG
- a CDS encoding response regulator, whose product MKIMIVDDEADIGFVLGIELKRLGHEIQTFESALAAKSYIEKEIPDAIICDFQMPRMNGLEFFLWLKEQGHQIPFYILTGEPSMDAKQLVSMGITEVLFKPQDLLRLSKIFK is encoded by the coding sequence ATGAAAATAATGATTGTAGATGATGAAGCCGATATTGGTTTTGTACTTGGAATTGAACTTAAAAGACTGGGCCATGAGATTCAAACTTTTGAATCAGCACTTGCTGCTAAAAGTTATATCGAAAAAGAAATTCCCGATGCGATCATCTGTGATTTTCAGATGCCGCGCATGAATGGATTGGAGTTCTTTTTATGGCTCAAAGAGCAAGGACATCAAATTCCATTTTATATTTTGACCGGAGAGCCATCGATGGATGCGAAGCAACTTGTGAGTATGGGAATCACTGAAGTTTTATTCAAACCTCAGGACTTACTGCGCCTCTCAAAAAT